Genomic segment of Anguilla rostrata isolate EN2019 chromosome 13, ASM1855537v3, whole genome shotgun sequence:
AATAAACGTCCTGCTTGTGGAACGGGCAACCAGTCCACAAGAAagatcaattaattaatcaatcaatcaaattttatttatatagcgtatttcacagcaattgtcacaatatgcttcatagacaaccctggcctagacccccacagcAGCAAAACTTAAAACAAAAGTGGCAGATGGGaggaaacctcggaaggaaccaggctcaagggggaaacccatcctcctctggaccgctcagggtgtagattggtgaccaacatggtcagtcagtcaatgtttaCATTGCTTATATTGCAGCTCAGATGTCTGGCTCATATTGCAGCAAAGATGTCTGTTCTGTTAACAGATATAAATAATGAAGTAGAACGCAGAAATGCTGTCAGATTCCAGAGAGGACCAAAGCAGACAAACGGCTGAGAGAATGTTCCGGCACCTTCTTGTTCTGGTGACTGCAGTCAGCTGGACACCGCTTGGACAGGATGCAGGCACTGAAGATCGCAGACAGCCGCTTCCTGAGAACTAAAGTAAAAGATTTCAAACTATTTACGCTTTAGTGTTCTAAAAACTGCCATCATATCTCAACTTTTAAACTATAGAACTGATTAAACACTTAAAAAACATGTAAAGATCTAAAAGACTGATATGTCAATACATATTATAGGGTCTCCAGACCAGGACCCTGTGTTTAATAGTCTGATATGTGAATACTGTAGGGTTTGCAGACAGGACCCTGTGTTTGAGTTGTGGTGTTGTGGagttgtgtgcaggtgtggagtTATGGAGGTGTGGAGATTTGGAGCAGTGGAGGTGTGGAGTTGTGGAGGTCTGGAGATTTGGAGTTGTGGAGTTGTGGAGGTTTGGCGGTGTGGAGTTGTGGAGGTGGGGGCTCGTACCGTGCTCCACGTACGTGATGAAGCCGAGGGACAGAAGCACAGCTCCCAGGTGGAAACTGAGACCCTGCAGGAGGGAGAAGACCTtgagctcagccaatcagagcctgtcAACTGCaatgtcattatgacatcacaacccCCACAATCACAACCCCGGTTGGTATGGAAACCGGGCAGAAAGGGCATACTCACGTGCAGCAGGGCACTGGCCGTGTACGTCACCAGGATCGCGGGAAAGGTGCCGAGTTTGAGCgcacttttaaaaacatctgCGCGACACAAAAGTAGGGCTTCATTCACTTTGGGGTGTGCAAGTAGGCCTGTTCGCAATGACATGCAGGCATATCCCCATCCCCATCTGACTAGTCAGACTCCATCAACCCACTAATTCTCACCCAGGTTACTCAGTCTCAACCCACTAATTCTcacccatggggggggggacccactGGTGATGGTAAAGTGGCCCCCCTTCACTGCCCAGTGCTTGCgatagagagagacacaatGTAAATTAGCCCATCATCATCCTTATCTTCATCATCAGTCACCTAGCTCCCTAATCCTCTGGGTTCCATTTGTTCCATATCCTCCTCCTTTAGTTTTCATCTCTGTTCTGTCCATAATAACCATGGTCTGGCAAAAGGAGGCTCCTTTCAAAGCCGCAAAAAACCTCACAGCCTGATCCTCAAGCATAGTCTACACTCGACTGTATCTAGGGTATAGCTAAAATAGATCCTGACACAGTTCTTCAAATGtttcttccaaaattaaaaactgaatgaGCATAAAAATGAATCTGTCCCATACTGAACTAAACTAATCAAACACTGAATTAGTGACAGTAAAGTCTGCAGAGGTAAGCAGCGTTGCTTGGCAACAAATGTCATTCTGGAAGAAGGATAGCTTTTTTATTCTGTATATATTGTAGTTTTTccttaaatgtaataatagacaaaagggaaacagagtaaacacaaaacacatttaaaaaattatttcaaaagttACCAAGCACCCACATCACCctcatgaaaaagtaattaaccCTTAAAATAattggttgcaccacctttagcagcaataactgggAGCACtgtatccatccatctatctatcatccatccatccatccatccatccatccatctatctatcatTCATCTACCCATGTATCTTTCCATAAACCTGGTTTATGGCGCTACACTGCCAATAGGCTCAGGGCGTGGCTCAGGTGAGGACCGAGGTCAGCTGGTACTCACAGGTGTTGAGCCAGCGGGACATGGGCAGGTTCCAAGAGGTCACGACCTCCACCATGGACCTGGGAAGTTCCACGCTGAGCGGCCGGGCGACAGTCATATccctggagacagagagatactTCCGCtgctcacccacacacaaaatggccgccgttgCACAAAGAGACAGGAGAGAAGGGTAGAGTAGACGGAAGCAGTGGACGCTATCACACCGTAGATAACCAACCTCGTCGACCCACATCGAGCCACGGTGGACTCTGCACAGTGTTTGGGAACGAGACTAAGAATGTGTCGTTTGAACTGACATGTGTTGCCGAGGCAACAGGAGTTTGTTTGCACTGACCACTTGACGTTGTCCTTCTCTTCAGTGAAGCCTGCTCCGgccagcgtggtggtggtttcGCTCAGGTAGCTAACGAAGTAGTTACTGAAGTGGAAGGACAGGGCGTTTTCATAGGCATAGAGCCACCTGCACATAAAGAGAAGAATGAAGCCCGTTAAGAATTTCCCCTTCTGAGACATTAACGAGGTTCCGGCAGGTTCCAGTCAAAGTGCGatatgctggggggggggtgctgtgagACTCATTCGCTGTTCTGTGCATAGACAGGTCCCACAGGCTGGTATAGACTCTGGAACGCACTGTAGCTGGCAGCCCTACAGGGTGACGCATGGTTAGCATTGCTCAGGAAATGGGAGGGTTCCAGTCAGCTGGCCTCATTGAGCAGCGGTGACCCCTGCTGTTTCATCGGGCGCACGCAAGTTCAGCAGTTGTTCTGAGGGTCTTCCTCCGTCTCGCGTCTGTGCGAGCTGGACTCGCGTACTGCCGTGCGTTAAGAAGCGGCGGCTGACATCACAGGCGTTTGTGtgcactctcccaaattgaGAACACTGCTAATGCTCAGTCGGATTGTCTGTCTGTAATCTTAATGGCCTGCGGATTTAAATCAGGTATCCTGGGACACAAGACTCAGCCAATGGCAAGCCAGTTCAACATATGAGCTCACTGCAGCaaatgctgttgttttcctttcagACCCTCAGGGAGAAATAAATATCGAACTTTATCAAAGCTGATGCACAAACGGACAAGAGGGCCGCTGGCTGAAAGGACGGAGGGAGCAGCAGACCCCACAGAGACGGGCGTAACCCCCCTGGGGAGTGGAGGGAAATGGAGGACGTACCTGGCCACAGCGCCTCTGCGCAGCAGTAAAGGGGAGAGAGATCACAGAGGTCAGAACCCGCCAAACCCGCCGAACGACTGCCCGCCTGTCCAGTGTGCACTGAACTTCGGCTCCTGTCTGCTACGTCATCCTTAAGCGATTAAATCCAGCAGAGGAGGCCAGCGGCCCTTTCTGATTTAGGCAAtcgcttttatttatttatttaaaatacgcTGGCACTCAGTGTTGGGCTGTACATGTCcaacactgcacacatttttcaacCCTGGTTTACTCAAGAGCTCCCGAAAAAGATCAGAGCATTATCAAATAAATCTGTGTAGAAATGTCAAAAAGTtctttataataaatataattaattatatatattatatacaataCAATTTTGGACcgcagcattacattacattacattacaggcatttggcagacgctcttatccagagcgacgtacaacaaagtgtataaccataaccaggaacaagtatgacgaaacccttagagagaagtaccggtccaagtgcagggaacaaccgcatagttcaacttggaccctgaaggttaaactgattaacactaacaacgagaacagcaacaacgcagtctatggaaaaaatacaagcagtagttaagacagttaatgtaCCAAAGTCACaaaaaacagctgcctagttacaaccctaagcttacagtcatttacagggggtagggagggatggggagaggtgcagcctgaagaggtgagtcttcagtcgtcctttgaaatgggtcagtgtctcagctgttctgacctccacagggaggtcattccaccatcgtgaggccagaacagacagggagTGCTGGAAGTGGAGGtgcaggagggggaggtgcAGGCGCCATGAGAGACTACAGCACACAGACTGCAACTCAGACAAGACACAGACTGCACAAAGCCGATCCACAGCCGCAGGAACAGATACCCAGACACAGGAACCTTTCGAGGAACAGGCGTTCACACGCAGAACTAGGGTCGTAAATTTAGTCAATGGCCGGGGGTCAACCCCAACAACGTCCTGCTGGGAGGACTagttccgaaagtacaggaaccttttgcgGGGAAGACAGCTGCACGAAATGTGGTGTGAATGAATACTTGATTTGGTTGTAGTTAATATCCCGATTACCCGCACACTTTGAAAATACActgcaaaaattatttcataacaCTCAATCAAACTTGTAGTATGCGAGCGACCTACCTACTCTGGTAACGTCTGGAAGTATAACTGTGCTCTTCTGGTTATTTcgtttttcaaaattttttatCCTACTTGGTGCGGCCAGCATTCAGTAggtacaaaaaacatttcaaacggATTAACAAATTCGGACTGAATATTACTTGAATTTTCTTTGTACcgtgtaattgactcaaaacgtgtTAGACTCATGTTACTGTGACTagttctgtacattacattGGGATagacaagcaaactggaaatacGAGTCCAGACACTCTTTACCGGGTAAAATATCGTTATTCTAGTCAATCCCTAGCATTTAAGACTGCCGTAATTATTGCCATTTCATCACAGAAAAAGACAGGAGATATGGACCATTCAGGCACTTGCCATAGGCTAAAGTCAAAACTTCTGTAACCTTCGCAGAATGACTGTAAAGGAAAAAAGGTGGATAACACTACTAATCTTCAAACAGCAAGTCGTTTTGTTCATCTGTcattgcgattagcctataggAATTGACGACAGGAAGTTAGAAAGCAAATTTTGAAAACGTGTCATGTTTTGCTGTTAAGAAGTGTTTGAgaggaaatgaaaatcaataatacaaaagtaaccatatagtGCATTGGGTAACCGTCTTATAAGGGAATCCCCTAACGGGATGTCTGGGAAGAAAAATGTAGGTTGGATGGAGATGGGTTACAGACAGTCAGCCATTCAGAACCGAGGAAAACTCGTCAGGGCTAATGTGCCCTAAACTTCCGGGTACTTTGACCCAGgcaaacgcagacaaccattggggAAGGAACCTTGTCGGTAAAGTAGCTCTGGGACTAAAGTTCGGGATTTGGTGGAAACGGGTAGCCAAAAGCAAGACAGGCAAGCCAGGGGACACGACCCGCGCCGACAGGAGCACAGATAGGGCACAGACAGGGCACAGACCGCAACACAGACAGGGACCAgactacagcacagacagggcaCAGACAGGGGCACAGAATGCAGCACAGGCAGGGgcacagactgcagcacagacaggggcACAGACCACAGTACAGACAGCAGTACATAGGAGTAGAGACAGGGGCAAAGACAGCTGCACAGATGATGATAATGTGGGTGATGAAATGCCACCAATACTTGAGGTTTGGCAGAGTAAACAAACCCAGTTTCTCTGTGAATTTAACCTTCTGAAAATAACTCTTCAATAAAGCTTTTAGCCAAACCCATGCTACAGCTCAAAGTGATTAAGAGAAGCTAGCCGAACTCACCATACACACCCAGCAAGACCAGTAAGTAGGTAGCAAACTACATTCTTCACAATGGAGTGATAATGTAgtttttcaaaatcttttttctccttctctgggTTGCGCAGTCCTCAGCATTCAGCAgagtacaaaatataatttttaaatcaataaacagtaaaatattcaggaaCATGAGATGGGAAACATGAAGAAAAAGTGAGAAACTGCTGCCCTTGGCTGAGGGGAGGTACGGGGTTAGACTCTGCGTTTACTCTAGCTGACTCAGGGATCGTTACGGTCGCCATGGCGATCTGTGGAATGAGCAGGGAGAACAAGCACAGACGGAGGTTAGGCCGCCACGACGTTACCTGTTTTTTCGTTTCTTTTTGCTGGACAAAAACAGCCAGgcaaagaaaagcagaaaagaaacagacagacagagtcagAGGAGTAAAAAGAATAACAGCGCCATTTCCATGCAAGTCCATCCAGCAAAGCCACCTACTTCCATAGGCTTAAATTAAAAACTTGCATTAAAATTCATTTCAGTCAGGAACTGGGACTGTAAACTgatgataaaatgataaattactCTCTAGCTTCCAAATCAGAGAATGTTTTACTGTTGTacacacctgtcaatcaacgCAAATGTGCTCCTTATGggtacagacagcacacagcagtaaTTGGTAGGGTGATGATTTATCGTGGGAAACGTGTAATAAGCATGTTGCGCGCAGAGCTTGTCGTGTACAAAGCGTGTCGTGGACAGGGCGTGTCGTGAGCAGAGGGCGTCGGGCATCTGAAAGACTCACTTGCGTAGCAGCCGGTCCCCGTAAATGGGGATGATGTAGGGGAAGAGGTAAGGAGCGATGCAGTTGGAGATGAGCAGGCACACCTGGCACTTCACCCAGCTCAGGCCCACCTTCAGGAACCAGGAGAAACTCTGCGCAGGAAACAGCAAGAGCCCTTACCGCCAGGGCTGGAGCCCACAGCCAAACCACACACGAGCTTGGGGACCTGAGACTCACCAGCTTGCGGCTCTCGATGGCCTCTCTGTAGCTGGTGAAGCTGATCCAGGGGCCGAAGATGACCGTGCCCACAAAGTAGATGTAGCCCATGAACTCCACGGGGGACGGCACGGCCGGGACCACGCCCCTGTCCAGGTCGAAGGCCAGGGATATGGCCTTCATGGCCACCACCATCTGCGAGCCtgcagacggagagagagacggcacGGGGGGCCACAGGTCACACGACCAGGCCGCATTTCACACGACCGGGCCGAATGTCACATGACCGGGCCGCATGTCACATGACTGGgccacaggtcacatgaccgggCCGCATGTCACACGACCGGACCACAGGTCACACGACCGGACCACACAACTGGGCCACATGTCACATGACCGGACCAGGCTGCATGTCACATAAACAGGCCGCAGGTCACACGACTGGGCCACATGTCACATGACCGGGCTGTTGACCCATATGGCTGCAGAccccacagacagactgaggaaAGGGCCAAATCATCTCACCTCTCATTTTATGCCACGTCGCCGTGTCCATCATATGCAGCTCTCTGAAAttaaaagcagagaaaaataatgagaCCCCCcaggcacaaacacatttaactaCGACAGCACTACTCCAGAATAATAACCATGGTAACTGAATTTACagccagcacagacacacacgtcaAACTAAACCACCATCCTCATAAATATAACATTGGAAAACCAATTAAACTTCAAACATGGAGCAAGAAACAAGTAAATGAACCAGCTTGAATGAATAATGAGTGAACGCACTGAAGTGTAAAAGGCCCTCCAGCTCTGTATGTGACTCAGAGGTCagtgcttaaagctctatatgtAAGTTAAAGGACAGCGCTTGAAGCTCTACATCTGACTCAGAGGACAGTGCTTAAAGCTCTATGTGAGTCAGAGGacattgattattattttaaatcctTCACCAAATGCCAATAAGCGAAACTGAAACTACAGAGAAAAGTGAAAAGAACATaaacactgagacacagaaaaagaataaaatattagaTGAGTTGTAAAAGAACACAACTGCACAATTATGATGTAAGGCCAAATTTAAAAGTTTCACTACCTGAAAACAGAACGTCCCTCCCTCCAgtcccacagccccgcccataGCCCAACTCCTAACCTAGAAACCCACACCCAACTCTTTCctcagagccccgccccaaCTCTTtccccagagccccgccccctactctttccccagagccccgcccccgactctttccccagagccccgcccccgactCCTTCCCCAGAGCCCCGCCCGACTCTTTCCCCAGAGCCCCGCCCGACTCTTtccccagagccccgccccgaCTCTTtccccagagccccgcccccgactctttccccagagccccgccccctctctttccccagagccccgcccctgctctttccccagagccccgcccctgctctttccccagagccccgcccctgacTCTTtccccagagccccgcccctcctcttTCCCCAGAGCCCCCCCCGCTCTTTCCCAGAGCCCCACCCCCGACTCTTtccccagagccccgccccctgctctttccccagagccccgccccctgctctttccccagagccccgcccctgacTACTTCCGCAGGGCCGCGCCCCTGACTCTTtccccagagccccgcccctgacTCTTTCCCCAGGGCCTACCCCATCAGCAGGTAGATGAGGATGGTCACAGACAGGAAGGTCCCGCGGTTCTGGGAGTGTCGGCACAGGAACAGGATGAGGTAACAGAGGAGACTGAGCAGCACGACCCACACCATGTGCAGCTCGAAGAACAGGTACAGCGAGTAGAAGCCTCCACACACCGTGCTCAGGTGCTTCACGTAGGACGGGAGACCTGGGGGGGGTCGGAGAACATTGAGCTTAAATTAACCAGGCAGGTCAATTCGTAACACAGTCCTGCAAGAAAGAAGGCAAAATATATACAGCGACTTCCCTGTACACATTGACACTGGATGTGTATCAGTTAATTTCTGCAATTAACTGATACACAACATCTAACAGCTGGCACCCGGGCTTGTTATACATATGTTATTAGAATGTATAAACtgcaaatgtgatttatttaaaaaaaaaaaacaaaaaaaaaacaaacaaaaaaaaaagacatttggaAATGATACTGAAGAAACAGGGACCAGCCCACCAAGGTGCAGTCACTCAATTACGTTTAATCACACATTGCTTTGATTATGTTTATTAAGATTTGCCAATGCTTTTACTGGAGAAATATAATGTAATCGGGCAGCGGCTGACCTCCATATTAAGTAATTTGATGGGAAAGTCAGCTGCACTTCCATGATTCCAttagccccgccccgccccagctcACCGAGTCTCCAGAGCAGCCGACAGGCCAGGCAGATCACCAGCAGCTGCCACACCTGCTCCACGCCCTGCTGCGCGGTGGGGAGCAGGCAGCCCTCGGCCAGCTCCTGGAAGAACTCCTGTCTGCTCAGCGAGCCCATAGCGTCGCCCCTGGgtcctacagacagacagcagaggcAGAGCTTGcttttattaacctttatttatacagggaaggttgactgagcacacgTGCTCTTCTACAGCAATGCCGCTCGTGTAGACAAgcataacaaataaacaaaaagaccACTGCTAAAAACACATTAGATTCTTATTCTgaatctaaaaaaaagaaaagtatttctcctttcctgatttcctctctTATTGCATATTTGGCACATTGAAGTgacttagaaatggctttgtaaacctttccagactgatatatttcttgtctcttctggaatttcctttaaTCATAGTGTGGCATAGTGTGATTGTAGGAACTTTGCAgaacttcactctgatggtatgGTTcaatgagtgaggtttagatttaacagggctggctgcaatcaagccggatggatagatgatggatggctgtgttcaatcatccatccatccatcatctatacccccTTATCCGGGAGgatggtgggggttgggtgggctgttgcctatcccagcgtgcattgggtgagaggcggGAATACtatacaccttggacaggccgccaatctagcGCAGGGcagacacaccattcactcacacactcatacctactgGGAAATTTacagtctccaattaacctaacctacATGTCTTTTGGACTGTAGGGAGAAACccgagtacccggaggaaacccacacgtaCACGaggagaacacacaaacaccacacagaaaagcccaggaccttcttgctgtgaggtgacagtgctacccactgcactaccaactggttaattggttgattgagtaactaagggggaaattactttttcacatgggtgatatgggttattgataacttttttcattaaattaaaaaattatttttaaaattgtgttttttgtttattcagtttccctttgtcacATATTGCATTTTGcctgaagatctgaaaccattcagagtgacaaatatgtaataatagaagtaatcaggaagggggcaaatgctttttcacgGAACTGTCACTGGCATATAACCTGTAATGATCCATCCGCAAAAAGTGTGGAATAttttctctgtccccctccacaaacaaactacaaatcccagcatgcactgctgctAAAGCTGCTGTGAGCCTGTGAACATCTGTATAGCCTCTACTGCAGAGGCTAAATTTCAGcagaaatgaattttttttcacacagcattACCCGTTGCTTAGTTATGTGGGCAGACTAATCATCTTGTTTGGCATTCATACTAGTATAGCTGAAATGGCAAAATAcgataattatttaaaaacactccAAGATTGAATTCATAGCATTTAGCCCGAAGGCATGGAATGGGAAAACAGCTATGGTTTGAAATATGTCTATATGTACATAATAATTGTAACCCTCTTATTAGATACCAAATTGGATGACGCTGTCAAAGAACAAACTAGCACTAACGACCACGAAGCTACATCATGTTACCATTTCCCCTTAACTAGTTAGCGAGAAAGCATGTTAGCCGATCTATCAAATGGGATGCATTTACCCTCGATAATGCTCTACTCATTACGCTGAACTTACTTTAATTC
This window contains:
- the LOC135237712 gene encoding protein-serine O-palmitoleoyltransferase porcupine-like isoform X2, whose product is MGSLSRQEFFQELAEGCLLPTAQQGVEQVWQLLVICLACRLLWRLGLPSYVKHLSTVCGGFYSLYLFFELHMVWVVLLSLLCYLILFLCRHSQNRGTFLSVTILIYLLMGELHMMDTATWHKMRGSQMVVAMKAISLAFDLDRGVVPAVPSPVEFMGYIYFVGTVIFGPWISFTSYREAIESRKLSFSWFLKVGLSWVKCQVCLLISNCIAPYLFPYIIPIYGDRLLRKWLYAYENALSFHFSNYFVSYLSETTTTLAGAGFTEEKDNVKWDMTVARPLSVELPRSMVEVVTSWNLPMSRWLNTYVFKSALKLGTFPAILVTYTASALLHGLSFHLGAVLLSLGFITYVEHVLRKRLSAIFSACILSKRCPADCSHQNKKTLWVYGINLLFGGLAIFHLAYLGSLFDNDSMEADEGYVANHTIQKWTELSWASHWVTFGCWVFYRLIR
- the LOC135237712 gene encoding protein-serine O-palmitoleoyltransferase porcupine-like isoform X1, which gives rise to MGSLSRQEFFQELAEGCLLPTAQQGVEQVWQLLVICLACRLLWRLGLPSYVKHLSTVCGGFYSLYLFFELHMVWVVLLSLLCYLILFLCRHSQNRGTFLSVTILIYLLMGELHMMDTATWHKMRGSQMVVAMKAISLAFDLDRGVVPAVPSPVEFMGYIYFVGTVIFGPWISFTSYREAIESRKLSFSWFLKVGLSWVKCQVCLLISNCIAPYLFPYIIPIYGDRLLRNKKKRKNRGAVARWLYAYENALSFHFSNYFVSYLSETTTTLAGAGFTEEKDNVKWDMTVARPLSVELPRSMVEVVTSWNLPMSRWLNTYVFKSALKLGTFPAILVTYTASALLHGLSFHLGAVLLSLGFITYVEHVLRKRLSAIFSACILSKRCPADCSHQNKKTLWVYGINLLFGGLAIFHLAYLGSLFDNDSMEADEGYVANHTIQKWTELSWASHWVTFGCWVFYRLIR